From a single Haemorhous mexicanus isolate bHaeMex1 chromosome 29, bHaeMex1.pri, whole genome shotgun sequence genomic region:
- the C2CD4C gene encoding C2 calcium-dependent domain-containing protein 4C translates to MWLLERLRGVAENGGSRGAGTDESSRGSRYSNVLTPDKIPDFFIPPKLSAAPAEAEGSEAPAGAALGASVSEQDLAKRKPPRSPRPSSRSRSRTTGRHIIQIETAEDWTEGSCGTNVDPQAQTAMSLPYVPKAQTSYGFATLMESPHTRRKESLFHSEHSSLCPSPVTSPGAQRKAKLNGESGRRTPADLGAALMHPGRYFSGGESDTCSSAESSPFGSPLLSRSVSLLKLFSQESQSKVIKLKHSVARNSSLSTDDSSADTSPSAQRRARSAPAGTQPPTAVLPLELPAGRDREHSLRLSRGGSLRLAAEYDPSNARLRVRLVSAEDLYDALVDLRSINCCVSLCLNPGKLQKQRSTIVKNSRNPVFNEDFFFDGLGPGHARKMSLKLKVVNKGSSLKRDTLLGEKELPLTALLSCL, encoded by the coding sequence ATGTGGCTCCTGGAGCGGCTGCGCGGGGTGGCGGAGAACGGCGGGTCCCGGGGCGCGGGGACAGACGAGTCCTCGCGGGGGTCCCGCTACAGCAACGTCCTCACCCCCGACAAGATCCCCGACTTCTTCATCCCGCCCAAGCTGAGCGCGGCACCCGCCGAGGCTGAGGGCTCCGAGGCGCCcgcaggggctgctctgggcgcCTCCGTCTCGGAGCAGGACCTGGCCAAGCGTAAACCCCCGCGCAGCCCCCGCCCGTCCAGCCGCTCCCGGTCCCGGACCACCGGGCGGCACATCATCCAGATCGAGACCGCTGAGGACTGGACCGAGGGCAGCTGCGGCACCAACGTGGACCCGCAGGCACAGACGGCCATGTCGCTGCCCTACGTGCCCAAGGCTCAGACCTCCTACGGCTTCGCCACGCTGATGGAGAGCCCCCACACCCGGCGCAAAGAGTCCCTGTTCCACAGCgagcacagcagcctctgcccctcGCCCGTCACCTCGCCCGGCGCCCAGCGCAAAGCCAAGCTCAACGGCGAGAGCGGCCGCCGGACACCGGCTGACCTCGGCGCCGCCCTCATGCACCCGGGCCGGTACTTCAGCGGCGGAGAGAGCGACACGTGCTCCTCGGCTGAGTCCTCACCCTTCGGCTCCCCGCTGCTCTCCCGCTCCGTGTCCCTGCTGAAGCTCTTCAGCCAGGAGAGCCAGTCCAAGGTCATCAAGCTGAAGCACTCGGTGGCCCGCAACAGCTCGCTGTCCACCGACGACAGCTCGGCCGACACCAGCCCCAGCGCCCAGCGCCGTGCCAGGAGCGCCCCGGCCGGGACGCAGCCTCCGACCGCCgtgctgcccctggagctgcccgCGGGCCGTGACCGGGAGCACAGCCTGCGGCTGAGCCGGGGCGGGAGCCTGCGCCTGGCTGCCGAGTACGACCCCTCCAACGCCCGGCTGCGTGTGCGCCTCGTCTCCGCCGAGGACCTCTATGATGCCCTCGTCGACCTGCGCAGCATCAACTGCTGCGTCTCGCTGTGCCTCAACCCCGGCAAGCTGCAGAAGCAGCGCAGCACCATTGTCAAGAACAGCCGCAACCCCGTCTTCAACGAGGACTTCTTCTTCGATGGGCTGGGCCCCGGCCACGCCAGGAAGATGTCCCTGAAGCTCAAGGTGGTCAACAAGGGCAGCAGCCTTAAGCGGGACACGCTGCTGGGGGAGAAGGAGCTGCCGCTCACCgccctcctctcctgcctgtaG
- the SHC2 gene encoding SHC-transforming protein 2, with amino-acid sequence MLPEPKYDRFRDEPLTAPMPSPAPAPCPAAGEEPEHGTTFCALLPRMPQWKFPGSSGFLGRGPAGASRDAPAAAESPSGLAAVLGACEPLCAAPCALPGGGRARGTAGRARGAAAPTGARPGGDEWSRKGSFIRKPAQGWLHPDERVLGPGVSYIVRYMGCIEVLRSMRSLDFNTRTQVTREAINRLYEAVPGVKGIWKKKAPNKALFSILGKSNLHFAGMSIAVNISVDGLNLMIPTTRQIIANHHMQSISFASGGDMDTTDYVAYVAKDPINQRACHILECCEGLAQSVISTVGQAFELRFKQYLHSPPKVVVPPERALAAEESAWGEDEEAAEHDYYNSIPGKEPPPGGLVDSRLHHSTALGHVRTQPSSSIPSSQGGLAARRDPSSQLGPPWDLESQGQPCDGYLQADGHSLGPRDYEEHMYVNTQGLDAWEPELVAHGAAEESPKKDLFDMRPFEDALKLHECIAGGASSPPIEDQWPSPPTRKAPIAPTEEQLRKEPWYHGKMSRRDAERLLQMDGDFLVRDSLTNPGQYVLTGMHSGQPKHLLLVDPEGVVRTKDVLFESISHLISHHRQNEQPIVAAESELHLRQVVQRKQ; translated from the exons ATGCTCCCGGAGCCCAAGTATGACCGCTTCCGCGACGAGCCGCTGACCGCCCCCATGCCGTCGCCGGCCCCCGCGCCGTGCCCCGCGGCGGGCGAGGAGCCCGAGCACGGCACCACCTTCTGCGCGCTGCTGCCGCGGATGCCGCAGTGGAAGTTCCCCGGCTCCAGCGGCTTCctcggccgcggccccgccggcgCCTCCCGGGACGCCCCCGCCGCGGCGGAGTCCCCCTCGGGGCTGGCCGCCGTCCTGGGCGCCTGCGAGCCGCTCTGCGCCGCGCCCTGCGCGCTgccgggcggcgggcgggcccGGGGAacggcggggcgggcgcggggggcggcggcgccgacgggggcccggcccggcggggacGAGTGGAGCCGCAAGGGCAGCTTCATCCGCAAACCGGCgcagggctggctgcacccCGACGAGCGGGTGCTGGGGCCCGGCGTCTCCTACATTGTCCGG TACATGGGGTGCATTGAGGTGCTGCGCTCCATGAGGTCCCTCGACTTCAACACCCGGACACAGGTCACCAG GGAAGCCATCAACAGACTATACGAGGCGGTGCCAGGTGTGAAGGGCATCTGGAAGAAGAAG GCTCCCAACAAAGCCCTGTTCTCCATCCTGGGCAAGAGCAACCTGCACTTCGCTGGCATGAGCATCGCTGTCAACATCTCCGTGGATGGGCTGAACCTCATGATCCCCACCACGCGCCAG ATCATTGCCAACCACCACATGCAGTCCATCTCCTTCGCCTCTGGTGGGGACATG GATACCACAGACTACGTCGCCTATGTCGCCAAGGACCCCATCAACCAGAGAG CCTGCCACATCCTGGAGTGCTGCGAGGGGCTGGCGCAGAGCGTCATCAGCACGGTGGGACAGGCCTTTGAGCTGCGCTTCAAGCAGTACCTGCACAGCCCCCCCAAGGTGGTGGTACCCCCAGAGAG ggcgCTGGCTGCAGAGGAGTCAGCCTggggggaggatgaggaggcagctgagcacGACTACTACAACAGcatcccagggaaggagccccCCCCGGGGGGCCTGGTTGACTCCCGGCTccaccacagcacagccctgggccacGTCCGCACTCAGccctccagctccatcccctccagccag GGTGGGTTAGCAGCCAGACGAGACCCGAGCAGCCAGCTGGGGCCACCCTGGGACCTGGAGAGCCAGG GCCAGCCCTGCGACGGGTACCTGCAGGCAGACGGCCACAGCCTGGGGCCACGGGACTACGAGGAGCACATGTACGTGAACACGCAGGGCCTGGACGCCTGGGAGCCCGAGCTGGTGGCTCATGGGGCGGCTGAGGAGAGCCCCAAAAAGGACCTCTTTGACATGA GGCCCTTCGAGGACGCCCTGAAGCTCCACGAGTGCATTGCAGGGGGTGCCAGCAGCCCCCCCATTGAGGACCAGTGGCCGAGCCCCCCCACGCGGAAGGCGCCCATCGCCCCCACGGAGGAGCAGCTGCGGAAGGAGCCCTGGTACCACGGGAAGATGAGCAGGAGGGATGCTGAGAGGCTCCTGCAGATGGACGGGGACTTCCTGGTGCGGGACAGCCTCACCAACCCGGGGCAGTACGTGCTGACCGGCATGCACAGCGGGCAGCCCAagcacctgctgctggtggaTCCCGAGGGAGTG gtgaggaCCAAGGACGTGCTGTTTGAGAGCATCAGCCACCTCATCAGCCACCACCGGCAGAACGAGCAGCCCATCGTGGCAGCAGAGAGCGAGCTGCACCTCCGCCAGGTTGTACAGAGGAAGCAGTGA